A DNA window from Fibrobacter sp. UWB4 contains the following coding sequences:
- a CDS encoding ABC transporter permease encodes MQTLKHIGIIALNTFRESIRDKILYNIGFLAIALTLFSIVLGEWSVFDRAYVIKSTTLSVMSLSGLLISIFVGISLVQKEIQRRTVLTLLSKPISRAAFIVGKYFGLLAVVAVHLVLLTGIYYAILWITSSSPTVSLLTAIYLIFCEMAVVIAVALLFSSFSSTVLSALFTLGVYFAGHLSDQLMEQVKFASRMGELQGASSAILEKAAVVIHAVFPGLYRFNVTNYVVHGVALPDMYVFWNSVYALGYIGVFLAIASWWFSRRDFL; translated from the coding sequence GTGCAGACGCTTAAGCATATCGGCATTATTGCCCTCAATACGTTCCGCGAATCCATTCGCGACAAGATTCTTTATAACATTGGCTTTTTGGCGATTGCACTTACGCTTTTTAGCATTGTGCTTGGCGAGTGGTCGGTGTTTGACCGTGCCTATGTGATCAAGTCCACGACGCTTTCCGTGATGAGCCTTTCGGGCCTTCTGATTTCCATCTTTGTGGGCATTAGCCTTGTGCAAAAGGAAATCCAGCGGCGCACGGTGCTTACGCTTTTGTCAAAACCAATCAGCCGTGCCGCGTTCATCGTGGGCAAGTACTTTGGGCTTTTGGCGGTTGTCGCGGTGCATCTCGTGCTCCTCACGGGAATCTATTATGCGATTCTCTGGATTACAAGTTCTAGTCCGACGGTGAGCCTCTTGACGGCAATTTACCTCATCTTCTGCGAGATGGCGGTCGTGATTGCGGTCGCACTCCTGTTCAGCAGCTTCAGTAGCACGGTGCTTTCGGCGCTCTTTACGCTTGGCGTTTATTTTGCGGGCCATTTGAGCGACCAGCTTATGGAACAGGTCAAGTTTGCAAGCCGCATGGGCGAACTGCAAGGCGCCTCTTCTGCAATTCTTGAGAAGGCGGCGGTCGTGATTCACGCCGTGTTCCCTGGACTTTATCGCTTTAACGTGACGAACTATGTGGTACATGGGGTTGCGCTCCCGGACATGTATGTGTTCTGGAACAGCGTCTATGCACTCGGTTACATCGGCGTGTTCTTGGCCATCGCAAGTTGGTGGTTTAGCCGGAGGGATTTCCTATGA